The genomic DNA GATGGTAGCAGCCGCGAGAACTGCACCAAAGGCAAATGCACTAGATCGATTAGAAATATTGATTATAGAAGGAAAAGAGAAAGATATTTTAGCAGATGAGATGAAAAGGATTTCAAAAGAAACAGGGGTAGAGTTTATTGGAAGAGATGGATATAATGTAGATGATGCTTTATTAGTTGTATTATTTGGAACTAGGATTGAGCCTATTGATTGCCCAAACTGTGGATTTTGTGGTCATGAAAATTGTGGAGAAAATCGTAAAAACAAAGGAATATGTGTTTTTAATCCAGGTGATTTAGGAA from Inediibacterium massiliense includes the following:
- a CDS encoding ferredoxin domain-containing protein — protein: MIIKSEQAQIEAVKTIAQLMVAAARTAPKANALDRLEILIIEGKEKDILADEMKRISKETGVEFIGRDGYNVDDALLVVLFGTRIEPIDCPNCGFCGHENCGENRKNKGICVFNPGDLGIAIGSAISIAANHRCDNRVMFSAGKAALNLGYFHPDVKIAYGVPLSISGKSPFVDR